From a region of the Helianthus annuus cultivar XRQ/B chromosome 5, HanXRQr2.0-SUNRISE, whole genome shotgun sequence genome:
- the LOC110939612 gene encoding WRKY transcription factor 6, which produces MGLGPTLDTSEPLVLLNQTTRWNPFAMVPADSHRKVLAEMDLFSNHENKVAAIKKENFHVNEHDDINTGLNLVTHDRSSMGDGISSTEDENPTTNKLAKMQNELQKMNMENLKLKEMYIEVSNNYNALQMELVTLMQQQQQEQHTLRNASLDQQAAPKQLLELTSRDSSSEEKTLSASKNVVAAREDTPDSDAWTSNKAPKLTVPENTDEATMRKVRVSVRARSEASMISDGCQWRKYGQKMAKGNPCPRAYYRCTMAVGCPVRKQVQRLAEDQTILVTTYEGTHSHPLPPAAVAMASTTSAAATMLLSGSMSSAEHGFMNPNLLAQAIRPSSSSIATISASAPFPTVTLDLTHPPNNFQKVNSTAFEGHPSSQYIPSAAAMPLQAFHPGMYNQSRFAGFQLSHDKVSNQLIPHQIAPPQHQSQQPQTAFANSLSAITSDPNFTAALAAAITSIMGGNNANNESNNNNTH; this is translated from the exons ATGGGTTTGGGACCAACATTGGATACCTCTGAACCACTCGTCTTACTGAACCAGACCACAAGGTGGAACCCTTTTGCGATGGTACCCGCTGATTCTCACCGGAAGGTGCTGGCTGAGATGGATCTTTTTTCCAATCATGAAAACAAGGTTGCTGCTATCAAGAAGGAGAATTTTCATGTGAATGAACATGATGATATCAAC ACGGGTTTGAACCTGGTTACACATGATCGATCGTCGATGGGTGATGGGATTTCATCAACCGAGGATGAAAATCCAACTACTAATAAG CTGGCAAAAATGCAAAATGAATTACAAAAAATGAACATGGAGAACCTAAAGCTTAAAGAGATGTATATAGAGGTTAGCAACAACTACAACGCGTTGCAAATGGAACTGGTGACGCTAatgcaacagcagcagcaggaaCAACACACCTTGAGAAATGCAAGCCTTgatcaacaagctgctccaaaaCAGTTGTTGGAATTGACGTCTCGTGATTCTTCCTCAGAAGAAAAGACCCTGTCCGCTTCAAAGAATGTTGTTGCGGCCCGTGAGGATACCCCCGATTCAGATGCCTGGACGTCTAATAAAGCTCCCAAATTGACTGTCCCTGAAAACACTGACGAAGCAACAATGCGTAAAGTTCGTGTTTCAGTTCGCGCACGTTCAGAAGCATCGATG ATAAGTGATGGATGTCAATGGCGCAAATACGGGCAGAAAATGGCGAAAGGGAACCCGTGTCCACGGGCATACTATCGTTGCACAATGGCTGTGGGATGCCCAGTTCGGAAACAAGTTCAAAGATTGGCGGAGGATCAGACCATTTTGGTAACCACTTATGAAGGGACTCACAGCCATCCTCTCCCACCAGCAGCAGTAGCAATGGCCTCCACCACCTCTGCCGCAGCTACCATGCTGCTCTCAGGTTCCATGTCCAGTGCAGAACACGGCTTCATGAACCCGAACCTTTTGGCTCAGGCGATTCGACCAAGCTCCTCAAGTATAGCCACCATATCGGCATCAGCACCATTTCCAACTGTTACACTAGACCTTACCCACCCTCCAAATAACTTCCAGAAGGTTAACTCAACCGCGTTTGAGGGCCATCCATCGTCACAATATATCCCATCCGCGGCTGCAATGCCGTTGCAAGCGTTTCACCCGGGAATGTACAACCAATCAAGATTCGCAGGATTTCAGCTATCTCATGACAAAGTCTCGAACCAATTAATACCGCACCAAATAGCGCCACCACAACATCAGTCTCAGCAGCCGCAAACAGCATTTGCGAATTCGCTCAGTGCCATCACGTCTGATCCAAACTTTACAGCAGCCTTAGCTGCAGCAATCACATCCATTATGGGCGGCAACAACGCTAACAATgagagcaacaacaacaacacacaTTAG